The following are encoded in a window of Staphylococcus piscifermentans genomic DNA:
- the ntdP gene encoding nucleoside tri-diphosphate phosphatase, which translates to MVKETIPKEGENIKIQSYKHDGNIHRVWSETTILKGTDHVVIGGNDHTLVTESDGRTWITREPAIVYFHSEYWFNVICMFREDGVYYYCNLSSPFVCDEEALKYIDYDLDIKVYPNGKYHLLDEDEYQQHMQQMNYPKDIDVILRRNVDILQQWIEQKKGPFAPDFIKVWRDRYKKLRQKS; encoded by the coding sequence ATGGTAAAAGAAACCATACCGAAAGAGGGAGAAAACATTAAAATACAAAGTTATAAACACGACGGTAATATTCATCGGGTATGGTCAGAAACTACTATTTTAAAAGGAACAGATCACGTAGTTATAGGCGGAAACGATCATACACTTGTAACTGAAAGTGACGGGCGTACTTGGATTACACGAGAACCAGCAATTGTATATTTTCATTCTGAATACTGGTTTAACGTCATTTGTATGTTTAGAGAAGACGGCGTGTATTATTACTGTAACCTTTCCTCTCCTTTTGTATGTGATGAAGAAGCGCTGAAATACATCGATTATGATTTAGATATCAAAGTTTATCCTAATGGTAAATATCACTTATTAGACGAAGATGAATACCAGCAGCATATGCAGCAAATGAACTATCCTAAAGATATTGATGTTATTTTACGCAGAAATGTAGATATACTGCAGCAATGGATTGAACAGAAAAAGGGACCTTTTGCTCCAGACTTTATTAAGGTATGGAGGGACAGATATAAAAAGCTGCGTCAAAAATCATAA
- the bcp gene encoding thioredoxin-dependent thiol peroxidase codes for MLEKGEKFPEFALENQDGEVITNETLKGSKAILYFYPRDNTPGCTTEACDFRDNMAMFNDLDIAVYGISGDSKKKHQNFIAKHDLNFDLLVDEDYKLAEKTGVYQLKKSFGKESMGIVRTTFVIDENGTVTHVIEKVKVKEQMNQLKEMLG; via the coding sequence ATGTTAGAAAAAGGAGAAAAATTTCCAGAATTTGCATTAGAAAATCAAGATGGTGAAGTCATTACTAATGAAACATTAAAAGGCAGCAAAGCAATTCTTTATTTTTATCCTAGAGATAATACACCAGGTTGTACAACAGAAGCATGTGACTTCCGAGATAATATGGCTATGTTCAATGATTTAGACATCGCTGTTTATGGAATTAGCGGAGACTCTAAGAAAAAGCATCAGAATTTTATTGCTAAGCATGATTTGAATTTTGATTTATTGGTGGATGAAGATTATAAATTAGCGGAGAAAACTGGTGTGTATCAATTGAAGAAAAGTTTTGGTAAAGAATCAATGGGTATCGTGAGAACTACATTTGTGATTGACGAAAATGGTACAGTAACCCATGTAATTGAAAAGGTAAAAGTTAAAGAACAAATGAATCAATTAAAAGAAATGCTGGGGTGA
- the perR gene encoding peroxide-responsive transcriptional repressor PerR, translating into MSAEMESIEHQLEDSIASLRNAGIRITPQRQAILRFLISSDTHPTADEIYQALSPDFPNISVATIYNNLRVFKKTGIVNELTYGDASSRFDFNTHNHYHVICENCGKIVDFHYPQLHEVEHLAQHVTGFKISHHRMEIYGLCPECQEKEDQ; encoded by the coding sequence ATGAGTGCAGAAATGGAATCTATTGAACATCAATTAGAGGACTCGATTGCATCTTTAAGAAACGCCGGAATCAGAATTACACCGCAAAGACAAGCTATCTTAAGATTTTTGATTTCAAGTGATACTCATCCAACTGCAGATGAAATTTATCAGGCACTGTCACCAGATTTTCCAAACATAAGTGTTGCGACAATTTATAATAACTTGCGTGTGTTTAAGAAAACAGGTATTGTCAACGAACTGACATATGGAGATGCATCTAGTCGCTTTGATTTTAATACACATAATCATTATCACGTAATTTGTGAAAACTGCGGAAAGATTGTTGACTTTCATTATCCGCAACTTCACGAAGTAGAACATTTAGCCCAACATGTAACAGGTTTCAAAATTTCCCATCATAGAATGGAAATCTATGGACTATGTCCAGAATGCCAAGAAAAAGAAGATCAATAA
- a CDS encoding PTS transporter subunit IIC: MAKSEMNVKVFFSNILNAVGAGVVIALLPNALLGELLKFFKDGNEYLETIYQIVITIQSFMAFIIGILAAHQFKFNGAGAAMIGTSAMIGSGAVVISKQGVALKGIGDIINIILVVMIACLLFLIFSGRLGSLEMILLPVIIPVVSGFIGLVTLPYISHITKAIGSLINSFTELNPLLMSILISITYSLLMVTPISLVAIATAIGLTGLGSGAANLGIVAACITFLWGSLRVNKLGVNLILIIGAAKMMIPVYFKHLIIAVPLAINGLITGIIAYLLKVQGTPMSAGFGYTGLVGPINAFARMKGDPTMNIILLAFGYFIIPFVLGFVVHQICKKVIPGYSDEIYKFELPKN, translated from the coding sequence ATGGCTAAATCAGAAATGAATGTGAAAGTATTTTTTAGTAATATTTTAAATGCCGTTGGAGCGGGTGTGGTGATTGCATTACTGCCTAACGCTTTATTAGGTGAACTTTTGAAGTTTTTTAAAGATGGAAATGAATATTTAGAAACGATTTATCAAATTGTAATTACGATTCAATCATTTATGGCGTTTATAATTGGGATATTAGCTGCACATCAATTTAAGTTTAATGGAGCTGGAGCAGCAATGATTGGGACTTCTGCTATGATTGGATCCGGTGCAGTAGTTATCAGCAAACAAGGAGTTGCGCTTAAAGGTATTGGAGATATTATTAACATCATTCTTGTAGTTATGATTGCTTGTCTATTGTTTTTAATTTTCTCTGGCAGATTAGGGTCACTTGAAATGATTTTACTACCAGTTATTATACCTGTAGTTTCTGGATTTATAGGATTAGTAACGTTACCTTATATTTCTCATATTACTAAAGCGATTGGTAGTTTAATTAATTCATTTACAGAATTAAATCCATTATTAATGAGTATTTTAATTTCAATTACATATTCATTATTGATGGTAACTCCAATTTCATTAGTGGCTATTGCAACGGCGATTGGATTGACTGGTCTTGGAAGTGGTGCAGCTAACTTAGGTATTGTTGCTGCCTGTATCACATTCTTATGGGGATCATTACGTGTTAACAAATTAGGAGTGAATCTCATATTAATTATTGGGGCTGCTAAAATGATGATACCTGTTTATTTCAAGCATTTGATTATTGCGGTGCCGTTAGCGATAAATGGTTTGATTACCGGTATCATTGCGTACTTACTTAAAGTACAGGGAACACCAATGTCGGCTGGATTTGGCTACACTGGTTTAGTAGGACCTATTAATGCATTTGCCAGAATGAAAGGTGACCCTACAATGAATATTATTTTATTAGCGTTCGGTTACTTCATTATTCCATTTGTACTTGGCTTTGTAGTACACCAAATTTGCAAAAAAGTAATTCCTGGCTATAGTGATGAAATTTATAAATTTGAATTACCTAAAAATTAG
- a CDS encoding FUSC family protein — protein MKLGARIFKTGIAIVLAMLIASLLPKSAGLPTVAGIGAIVAMQPSVYRSYKTIKDQFQGNVIGAILAVIMVALFGDNIIIMGATVIILIAMLFQFKLQHVATLATVTALIIMGQGGTTGNFYAAAFFRFVLVMIGVFSSFIVNVAFFPPKYETKLYYNSMNIANDIFKWIKLVLNDTTEYHHVKEDTQSIKNRIQNLEQLFDYYKEERTMFKKNLPELNRKKIIFRQVVITTRRAYDVLRRMHRYQNDLHQVSNDLMLQIKLELDDLMTSYDQIMLSIAQKARYDFENFQSSVDNPQKLELMEAFRREMVDKKNESDYSVSNLLQIISAIEEFSYDLEHLDRLVLSYFEYHRDDSDIDIDDEDLDL, from the coding sequence TTGAAATTAGGTGCCAGAATATTTAAGACCGGTATTGCAATTGTCCTTGCGATGCTGATTGCATCTTTACTTCCAAAAAGTGCTGGGTTACCTACCGTAGCAGGTATTGGTGCAATTGTTGCCATGCAACCAAGTGTTTATCGTTCCTATAAAACTATTAAAGACCAATTTCAAGGTAATGTCATCGGTGCGATTCTAGCTGTAATCATGGTGGCCTTGTTCGGAGATAATATTATTATAATGGGAGCAACGGTAATTATACTTATTGCTATGTTGTTCCAATTTAAACTTCAACATGTGGCAACCTTAGCTACCGTAACCGCGCTGATCATCATGGGACAAGGCGGTACTACAGGCAATTTCTATGCTGCAGCGTTCTTTCGCTTCGTTCTAGTAATGATAGGGGTTTTCAGTTCATTTATTGTTAATGTAGCTTTCTTTCCACCTAAATATGAGACTAAACTCTATTATAATTCTATGAATATCGCTAATGATATTTTCAAATGGATTAAACTGGTGTTGAATGATACGACAGAATATCATCACGTTAAAGAAGATACACAGTCTATCAAAAATCGCATACAAAATTTAGAACAGCTTTTCGATTATTACAAAGAAGAGCGCACGATGTTTAAAAAGAACTTGCCTGAATTGAATCGTAAAAAGATTATCTTTAGACAGGTCGTTATTACTACAAGACGCGCATACGATGTATTAAGAAGAATGCATCGCTATCAAAATGATTTGCATCAAGTCAGCAATGATTTAATGCTGCAAATTAAATTAGAGCTCGATGATTTAATGACTTCGTATGACCAGATAATGTTGAGTATCGCCCAAAAAGCGCGTTATGATTTCGAAAACTTCCAATCATCTGTAGATAATCCTCAGAAATTAGAATTAATGGAAGCTTTCAGACGTGAAATGGTGGATAAGAAAAACGAGTCAGATTACTCTGTTTCCAATTTGTTACAGATTATCTCAGCCATTGAAGAGTTCAGTTATGATTTAGAACATTTAGATCGTCTTGTATTAAGTTATTTTGAATATCATCGAGATGATTCAGATATTGATATTGATGATGAAGATTTAGATTTATAG
- a CDS encoding glutamate-1-semialdehyde 2,1-aminomutase: MEFTESERLQSLSDEYILGGVNSPSRSYKAVGGGAPVVMKEGKGQYLYDVDGNRYIDYLQAYGPIITGHAHPHITKAIQEQAAKGVLYGTPTELEIEFAKKLREAIPSLEKMRFVNSGTEAVMTTIRVARAYTNRNKIIKFAGSYHGHSDLVLVAAGSGPSQLGSPDSAGVPKSVAQEVITVPFNDIEAYKEAMEHWGNEVAAVLVEPIVGNFGMVEPKPGFLEAVNDITHEYGGLVVYDEVITAFRFHYGAAQDLLNVYPDLTAFGKIVGGGLPIGGYGGRQDIMEQVAPLGPAYQAGTMAGNPLSMKAGIALLEVLEQDGVYEELDRLGKKLEDGLNELIEKHGITATINRVYGSLTLYFTDEKVTHYDQAENADGDAFAKFFKLMLHQGINLAPSKFEAWFLTTEHTDADIEETLRAADYAFSQMK; encoded by the coding sequence ATGGAATTTACTGAAAGCGAACGACTTCAAAGCTTATCAGACGAGTATATTTTAGGAGGTGTCAATTCACCTTCTCGTTCATATAAAGCTGTAGGTGGAGGTGCACCTGTCGTAATGAAAGAAGGTAAAGGTCAATATTTATATGACGTAGATGGAAATCGCTATATTGACTACCTGCAAGCATATGGCCCTATTATCACTGGACATGCACATCCTCATATCACTAAAGCAATTCAAGAACAAGCAGCTAAAGGCGTGTTATATGGTACTCCGACAGAACTTGAAATCGAATTTGCTAAAAAATTACGTGAAGCTATTCCATCATTAGAAAAAATGCGTTTTGTGAACTCAGGTACTGAAGCTGTAATGACTACTATCCGTGTAGCACGTGCTTATACTAACCGCAATAAAATTATTAAATTTGCTGGTTCTTATCATGGGCATTCAGATTTAGTATTAGTTGCTGCAGGAAGCGGCCCTTCTCAATTAGGTTCTCCAGACTCAGCTGGCGTGCCTAAAAGCGTTGCTCAAGAAGTGATTACAGTACCTTTCAATGATATCGAAGCATATAAAGAAGCAATGGAACATTGGGGTAATGAAGTCGCTGCAGTATTAGTAGAACCAATCGTCGGCAACTTCGGAATGGTAGAACCTAAACCTGGTTTCTTAGAAGCAGTTAACGACATTACACACGAATACGGCGGTTTAGTTGTATATGATGAAGTTATCACAGCTTTTCGTTTCCATTATGGCGCAGCTCAAGACTTGCTAAACGTCTATCCTGACCTAACTGCTTTCGGCAAAATTGTAGGTGGAGGTTTACCAATCGGCGGTTACGGCGGTCGTCAAGATATTATGGAGCAAGTCGCACCATTAGGACCTGCATATCAAGCTGGTACAATGGCAGGAAATCCTCTTTCAATGAAAGCTGGCATCGCGCTATTAGAAGTATTAGAACAAGATGGCGTTTATGAAGAATTAGATCGGTTAGGTAAAAAATTAGAAGACGGTTTAAACGAATTAATTGAAAAACATGGTATCACTGCCACAATTAACCGAGTTTATGGTTCATTAACACTTTATTTCACAGATGAAAAAGTCACACACTATGACCAAGCAGAAAATGCAGACGGCGATGCGTTTGCTAAATTCTTCAAATTAATGCTGCATCAAGGTATTAACCTTGCACCTTCAAAATTCGAAGCATGGTTCTTAACAACTGAACATACCGATGCAGATATCGAAGAAACATTACGTGCTGCTGACTACGCTTTTTCACAAATGAAATAA
- a CDS encoding phosphoglycerate dehydrogenase, which yields MKVLSLNRLKDAEKLLEDTFPDVEFVFRKNVEEIDEADKKDAEIVIGYSGKADQAFFEGMPKLRWVAWYAAGVNNLPLDYFKEKDILLTNASGVHAKQMSQFIFAYILDDYKKMAISRRNQDQKIYDSKLTGERVDGQTILMLGTGTIPQATAHLAQAFGMTVEGVNTTGHPVKDFDHVYPIKDLDEVLPNADIVVNVLPSTADTYHLLGDKEFKAMKDSALFINVGRGTITSEQTLIEALKNHQIRHAYADVFENEPLTSDSPLYDVENITITAHITGNYRENFKDASNIFIKNFKHFLNNGDVVENKVDLDKGY from the coding sequence TTGAAAGTTCTTTCATTAAATAGATTGAAAGATGCTGAAAAGCTTTTAGAAGATACTTTTCCTGATGTAGAATTTGTTTTTCGTAAAAATGTAGAGGAAATAGATGAAGCGGATAAAAAAGACGCTGAAATAGTGATTGGATACAGTGGCAAAGCTGACCAAGCATTCTTTGAAGGGATGCCGAAGTTAAGATGGGTAGCATGGTATGCAGCAGGTGTGAATAATCTTCCGTTAGACTATTTTAAGGAGAAGGATATTCTATTAACTAATGCCTCTGGAGTACATGCTAAACAGATGAGTCAATTTATCTTTGCCTATATTTTAGATGACTATAAAAAAATGGCAATTTCAAGACGCAATCAAGATCAGAAAATATATGATTCTAAATTGACGGGTGAAAGAGTAGATGGACAAACTATTTTAATGTTAGGTACTGGTACTATTCCTCAAGCAACAGCACACTTGGCTCAAGCTTTTGGTATGACTGTTGAAGGTGTGAATACGACAGGACATCCAGTTAAAGATTTTGATCATGTTTATCCAATTAAAGATTTAGATGAAGTATTGCCGAATGCAGATATTGTAGTCAATGTTTTACCTTCAACTGCTGATACCTATCATTTACTAGGTGATAAGGAATTTAAAGCTATGAAAGATAGCGCGTTGTTTATTAATGTAGGAAGAGGCACTATTACTTCAGAACAAACATTGATAGAAGCATTGAAGAATCATCAAATCCGTCATGCTTATGCAGATGTTTTTGAAAATGAACCGTTAACAAGCGATAGTCCTTTATATGATGTTGAAAATATAACAATTACAGCGCATATTACTGGTAATTATAGAGAAAACTTTAAAGATGCTAGTAATATATTTATCAAAAATTTCAAGCATTTTCTCAATAACGGTGATGTAGTTGAGAATAAGGTGGATCTAGATAAAGGATATTAA
- a CDS encoding ABC transporter ATP-binding protein, with translation MIRRYLKFVKPYKWRIVATIIIGIIKFGIPMLIPLLIKYVIDGVINNHDLSMHDKGMRLIISIGIALFIFAVVRPPIEYARQYLAQWTSNKILYDIRKRLYDHLQALSARFYSNNKAGEVISRVINDVEQTKDFILTGLMNIWLDCVTIIIALSIMFFLDVKLTLAAMFIFPFYILTVYYFFGRLRGLTRERSQALAEVQGFLHERVQGISVIKSFAIERNEAENFDKRNRHFLHRAFRHTRWNAYSFAAINTVTDLGPIIVIGVGGYLAVNGSITVGTLAAFVGYLEQLFGPLRRLVSSFTTLTQSFASMDRVFQLLDEDYDVKDEPYAKPITIEHGNIDIQNVSFRYNQYAPKVLDDISLKVNQGETVAFVGMSGGGKSTLINLIPRFYDATEGVITIDKHPVKDFLLSSLRNQIGLVQQDNILFSDTIRENILLGKPGASDEEVIEAAKLANAHDFIMSLTDGYETEVGERGVKLSGGQKQRISLARIFLNNPPIIILDEATSALDLESEAIIQEALAHLSENRTTLIVAHRLSTITHADKIVVVENGRIIETGTHQELLAKQGAYHHLYTIQDL, from the coding sequence ATGATACGCAGATATCTTAAATTTGTTAAACCTTATAAATGGCGTATCGTAGCGACAATAATCATTGGGATTATCAAATTCGGTATTCCGATGTTGATACCACTATTAATCAAGTATGTTATTGATGGTGTTATCAATAATCATGATTTATCAATGCATGACAAAGGAATGCGTTTAATTATTTCAATAGGTATCGCTTTATTTATTTTTGCAGTGGTACGACCACCTATTGAATATGCAAGACAATATTTAGCACAATGGACAAGTAATAAGATACTTTACGATATACGTAAGAGACTTTACGATCACTTGCAAGCATTGAGTGCACGCTTCTATTCAAATAATAAGGCAGGGGAAGTTATTTCTCGTGTCATTAATGACGTAGAGCAGACTAAAGATTTTATCTTGACTGGGCTCATGAATATTTGGTTAGATTGCGTGACCATTATCATTGCACTTTCTATTATGTTCTTTTTAGATGTCAAACTAACATTAGCTGCAATGTTCATCTTCCCGTTTTATATTTTAACTGTATATTACTTCTTTGGAAGATTACGTGGATTAACTAGAGAACGTTCTCAAGCTTTAGCAGAAGTTCAAGGTTTTTTACATGAAAGAGTCCAAGGAATTTCAGTAATTAAAAGTTTTGCGATAGAACGAAATGAAGCGGAGAATTTTGATAAACGCAATAGACATTTCTTACATCGTGCCTTCAGACATACACGTTGGAATGCTTATTCTTTCGCAGCAATCAATACTGTTACCGATTTAGGTCCTATTATCGTAATAGGTGTCGGAGGTTATTTAGCAGTCAATGGTTCAATTACAGTAGGGACTTTAGCGGCATTTGTAGGATACTTAGAACAATTATTCGGTCCGCTTCGTCGTCTGGTTTCATCATTTACTACTTTAACGCAAAGTTTTGCTTCGATGGACCGTGTGTTCCAATTGCTTGATGAAGATTATGATGTGAAAGATGAACCGTATGCGAAACCTATTACAATTGAACACGGTAATATTGATATTCAGAATGTTTCATTCCGCTATAATCAATACGCACCGAAAGTATTGGATGATATTTCCTTAAAAGTAAATCAAGGTGAAACAGTCGCCTTTGTAGGAATGTCTGGTGGCGGGAAATCAACTTTAATTAATTTAATTCCTAGATTTTATGATGCCACAGAAGGTGTCATTACCATCGACAAACATCCTGTTAAAGATTTCTTGCTTTCCAGCTTACGTAATCAGATAGGACTAGTGCAGCAAGATAATATTTTATTCTCAGATACTATCAGAGAAAATATTTTACTTGGTAAGCCTGGTGCCAGTGATGAAGAAGTGATTGAGGCAGCTAAACTAGCCAATGCTCATGACTTTATTATGAGTTTAACTGATGGATATGAAACTGAAGTAGGGGAACGCGGTGTCAAACTTTCAGGAGGACAGAAACAACGTATTTCTCTTGCAAGAATTTTCTTGAATAACCCGCCAATCATTATACTAGACGAAGCAACAAGTGCTTTAGACTTAGAAAGTGAAGCTATTATTCAAGAAGCTTTAGCACATCTTAGTGAAAATAGAACTACTTTAATTGTTGCGCATCGTCTTTCAACTATTACCCACGCTGATAAAATAGTAGTAGTTGAAAACGGACGTATTATTGAAACTGGCACGCATCAAGAATTGCTCGCAAAACAAGGTGCTTATCACCACCTTTACACAATTCAAGATTTATAA
- the mutY gene encoding A/G-specific adenine glycosylase: MLHQKTFKEDILNWFETDQRAMPWRETTNPYYIWISEVMLQQTQVKTVIDYYHRFTKRFPTVEDLSEAKQDEVLKYWEGLGYYSRARNFHTAIQEVAAEYNGKVPDNPEEFEKLKGVGPYTKAAVMSIAFDLPLPTVDGNVFRVWSRLNNDFSDTAKQSTRKAFESELLPYVETQAGQFNQAMMELGALICTPKSPLCLFCPVQSHCEAFNEGTVEELPIKTKKIKKKTIQQDCFVIKNENNEYLIEQRQAKLLNGMWEFPMFEKGSSQEKLEALLGSNINLPAKAAYQLKHQFTHLTWNINVYELANSVQSNQINTDEHYCWMDLKDRNQFNFPASMHKILNHFEGRNTQN; this comes from the coding sequence ATGTTGCATCAGAAAACTTTTAAAGAAGATATATTAAATTGGTTTGAAACGGATCAAAGAGCCATGCCTTGGAGAGAGACCACCAATCCATATTATATTTGGATCAGCGAAGTTATGCTTCAGCAAACACAAGTTAAAACAGTAATCGACTATTATCACCGCTTTACAAAAAGATTTCCAACTGTTGAAGACTTAAGTGAAGCCAAGCAAGATGAGGTGCTTAAATACTGGGAAGGACTAGGTTATTATAGTCGAGCCCGCAACTTCCACACTGCTATTCAAGAAGTAGCTGCTGAATATAACGGGAAAGTTCCAGATAATCCCGAAGAATTTGAAAAATTAAAAGGAGTAGGTCCCTATACGAAAGCAGCGGTTATGAGCATTGCATTCGATTTGCCTTTGCCTACTGTTGACGGAAATGTCTTTCGTGTGTGGTCTCGCTTAAATAATGATTTCAGTGATACAGCTAAACAATCAACTAGAAAGGCATTTGAAAGCGAATTGTTACCCTATGTGGAAACGCAGGCGGGTCAATTCAACCAAGCCATGATGGAATTGGGCGCTTTGATTTGCACGCCTAAGTCACCGTTATGTTTATTTTGTCCTGTACAGTCTCATTGCGAAGCCTTTAATGAGGGTACTGTGGAAGAACTTCCGATAAAGACTAAAAAAATTAAAAAGAAAACGATTCAACAAGATTGCTTTGTGATAAAAAATGAAAATAATGAATACTTAATTGAACAAAGACAAGCCAAATTACTTAATGGAATGTGGGAGTTTCCTATGTTTGAAAAAGGCAGCAGCCAAGAAAAACTTGAAGCATTACTAGGAAGTAATATTAACCTTCCTGCTAAAGCGGCTTATCAATTAAAACATCAATTTACGCACTTAACTTGGAATATTAACGTCTACGAACTGGCGAATTCTGTTCAATCTAATCAGATTAATACCGATGAACATTATTGCTGGATGGACTTAAAAGACAGAAATCAATTTAATTTCCCCGCTTCTATGCATAAAATACTCAATCATTTTGAGGGCCGAAACACCCAAAACTGA
- a CDS encoding metal-dependent hydrolase yields MDTGTHIVMGIGLTALAMHDPSMSGHFGVAATTLIASSLVPDSDTVLKLKNNAAYISNHRGITHSIPFTILWPILITLLIFTFSQGVNPLHIWLWAQLGVFLHVFVDIFNSYGTQALRPFSNKWIQLSVINTFDPYIFILWCLGIVLWAFGLNAYAVFIPIFVILFFYYVVRFIFRSAIKKQVLRMVSSQDKAHLVKVFVAPTIKFMEWRVAVQTATHDYVGKSYGRNIVFADKVKRQEFPDEALMTALRKDPNIKAFLNFSSIYRWDAKKLSDNIYEVRFIDLRYLKNDHYSFVAIAHLDKDMHITHSYTGWVFSEQKLMKKLYAH; encoded by the coding sequence ATGGATACTGGAACACATATAGTTATGGGTATTGGCCTCACTGCTTTAGCGATGCATGACCCATCTATGTCAGGTCATTTTGGAGTGGCCGCAACTACATTAATTGCCAGTTCTCTAGTTCCTGACAGCGATACTGTATTAAAATTAAAAAATAACGCTGCCTATATATCTAATCATAGGGGAATTACACATTCAATCCCTTTCACAATTCTATGGCCAATATTAATTACTTTATTAATATTTACCTTTTCACAAGGTGTCAACCCTCTGCATATTTGGCTTTGGGCACAATTAGGAGTGTTTCTCCATGTTTTCGTGGATATTTTCAACTCCTATGGTACCCAAGCATTACGGCCATTTTCGAATAAGTGGATTCAGCTGAGTGTTATCAATACATTTGACCCTTATATCTTTATCTTATGGTGTCTCGGTATTGTGCTGTGGGCTTTCGGTTTAAATGCATATGCAGTATTTATTCCAATCTTTGTAATTCTTTTCTTTTATTATGTGGTCCGCTTTATTTTTCGCTCTGCGATTAAAAAGCAAGTACTGCGTATGGTCAGCAGCCAAGACAAAGCTCATTTAGTTAAAGTCTTTGTCGCTCCGACCATTAAATTTATGGAATGGCGTGTAGCTGTACAAACGGCTACTCATGATTATGTCGGAAAAAGTTACGGCAGAAACATTGTCTTTGCTGATAAAGTAAAGCGTCAAGAGTTTCCGGATGAAGCATTAATGACTGCTTTAAGAAAAGATCCTAATATCAAAGCATTTTTAAACTTTTCCTCAATTTATCGTTGGGATGCTAAAAAGCTTAGTGATAACATTTATGAGGTAAGATTTATTGATTTAAGATATCTCAAAAATGACCATTATTCCTTTGTAGCG